In Arthrobacter sp. Marseille-P9274, the sequence CATCCGGCCGCGAGCCGGGTGAAGCTGCTGGCGGCCGAGACCCCGGCCAGCTTCGTGGCCTTCGACCTGCTGGCGCTCGACGACGTGGACCTGATGCCGCTGCCATTCTCGGCCCGACGGAACGCGCTGGAGGAGCTCCTCTCCGAGGCGGCCGGGCCGGTCCACCTGACCCGCACCACCCGTGACCACGCGCAGGCCGAAGAGTGGTTCCGGCACTTCGAGGGGGCGGGGCTGGACGGCATCGTCGCCAAGCCGCTGGACGGGACGTACCAGCCGGACAAACGCGCGATGTTCAAGATCAAGCACGAGCGTACGGCGGACTGCGTGCTGGCCGGCTACCGCGTGCACAAGAGCGGCCCGGGCCTGGTGGGCTCGCTGCTGCTGGGACTGTACGACGGCGGCGGCCTCACCCATGTGGGTGTGGCGGGGGCCTTCTCGATGCAGCGGCGCAAGGAGCTCTTCGAGGAACTGCAGCCGCTGATCGCCGATTCCGGCGAGCATCCGTGGAGCCGGTCCGAGCACGAGGCCGGCAAGCGCACGCCGCTGACCTCCGAGGGCAGCCGCTGGAGCGCCGGCAAGGACCTGTCCTTCGTGCCGCTGCGGCCGGAGCGCGTGGTCGAGGTTAAGTACGACCACATGGAGGGCGAGCGCTTCCGGCACACGACGCAGTTCGTCCGCTGGCGGCCGGACCGGGACCCGGAATCCTGTACCTACGAACAGCTGGAAGAGCCGGTCAAGTACGACCTGGCGGACGTGCTGAGCTAGGCCGGACGCGCAGCCAGCCCGGCCGTGTGC encodes:
- a CDS encoding ATP-dependent DNA ligase, with the translated sequence MQLPVMPPVKPMLAKSVARIPEGELCYEPKWDGFRSIIFRDGDTVEIGSRNEKPMTRYFPEVVEAALEQLPPRCVVDGEIILVRPGGDRLDFEMLQQRIHPAASRVKLLAAETPASFVAFDLLALDDVDLMPLPFSARRNALEELLSEAAGPVHLTRTTRDHAQAEEWFRHFEGAGLDGIVAKPLDGTYQPDKRAMFKIKHERTADCVLAGYRVHKSGPGLVGSLLLGLYDGGGLTHVGVAGAFSMQRRKELFEELQPLIADSGEHPWSRSEHEAGKRTPLTSEGSRWSAGKDLSFVPLRPERVVEVKYDHMEGERFRHTTQFVRWRPDRDPESCTYEQLEEPVKYDLADVLS